A region of Desulfolithobacter dissulfuricans DNA encodes the following proteins:
- a CDS encoding ParA family protein: MKKLQTKIVALANQKGGVGKTTTALNLAAAVAAKGKKVLLVDSDPQGNASSGVGVFKSSGDKHLYHCFMNDREAASCIMATGQKNMDILPGSIDLVGVEVELISVKNREKQLARILRPVKDRYHFIFIDCPPSLGLLTINGLTAADSVLIPLQCEYFALEGLALLVETIRKVKKGLNRGLFIEGLLMTMYDRRNRLTHQVASEIQKHFGDLVFKTVIPRNVRLSESPSHGKTILEYDKSSTGAKAYMKLANEFLRRSK, encoded by the coding sequence ATGAAAAAACTGCAAACCAAAATCGTTGCCCTGGCCAACCAGAAAGGTGGGGTGGGGAAGACCACTACAGCACTGAACCTGGCCGCAGCAGTGGCCGCCAAGGGTAAAAAGGTCTTGCTGGTGGATTCCGATCCCCAGGGTAACGCCTCCAGCGGGGTAGGGGTCTTTAAGTCCAGTGGAGACAAACATCTCTACCACTGCTTCATGAATGACAGAGAGGCGGCAAGCTGTATCATGGCGACCGGTCAGAAAAATATGGATATCCTGCCGGGTTCCATCGATCTTGTCGGGGTGGAAGTGGAACTTATCTCGGTGAAAAACCGTGAAAAACAACTTGCTAGAATCCTCAGGCCGGTAAAGGACAGGTATCACTTCATCTTTATAGACTGCCCGCCATCTCTCGGACTGTTGACCATCAACGGTCTGACTGCGGCGGATTCAGTTCTGATCCCTCTGCAGTGCGAATACTTTGCCCTCGAGGGACTGGCCCTGCTGGTGGAGACCATCCGCAAGGTCAAGAAGGGTCTTAACAGGGGTCTTTTTATCGAAGGTCTCCTGATGACCATGTATGACCGCCGTAACCGGCTCACCCACCAGGTGGCCAGCGAGATACAGAAACATTTCGGAGACCTGGTTTTCAAGACCGTGATCCCGAGAAATGTACGTCTCAGTGAAAGCCCGAGCCACGGCAAGACCATTCTTGAATATGACAAATCAAGCACCGGCGCCAAGGCCTACATGAAGCTGGCAAATGAATTTCTGCGACGGAGTAAATAG
- the nadB gene encoding L-aspartate oxidase, which produces MYRADVLVIGSGVAGLSFALKVADRCRVTLITKKARADTATNLAQGGVAAVLSGVDSTELHVADTMRSGDGLCNEEVVRLVVEEGPERVRELVDFGVAFQKGEGGEEFDLGMEGGHSARRVAHAFDLTGREIERALLTRVEENPNIQVLEDHLAIDLLLESKAKGQSADGRDRCLGAYVLNRCTMEVETWQAAVTVLCTGGCGKVYLYTTNPDIATGDGLAMAYRAGAEVANLEFVQFHPTCFFNRRAKNFLISEAVRGEGGILINEKGEPFMHRYDARGDLATRDAVARGIDAEMKASGADCVYLDISHKPADFVRERFPTIYATCKKYGVDITREPIPVVPAAHYMCGGVRVDVWGRTTVDNLLALGEVACTGLHGANRLASNSLLEAVVFAHRSALWLRDQWENIVGKGGEVQVADWRTGKARSIEENVLISHNWDQIRRLMWNYVGIVRREKRLKLVRRRLGPILEEIQEHFHDYLLTPDLVELRNIAVVAELIIRCAGRRKESRGLHYMVDYPERDDFHFRQDTVLQRERDGEGWW; this is translated from the coding sequence ATGTATAGAGCAGATGTGCTGGTCATCGGCAGTGGAGTGGCAGGGCTCTCTTTTGCCCTCAAGGTGGCGGATCGTTGCAGGGTGACGCTGATAACCAAGAAGGCCAGGGCGGACACGGCCACCAATCTGGCCCAGGGTGGGGTGGCGGCCGTCCTGTCCGGAGTGGATTCAACCGAGTTGCATGTGGCTGATACGATGCGCTCCGGTGACGGACTCTGTAACGAGGAAGTGGTGCGGTTGGTGGTGGAAGAGGGACCGGAACGGGTCCGGGAGCTGGTGGATTTCGGGGTCGCATTCCAGAAGGGAGAGGGTGGTGAGGAATTTGATCTGGGTATGGAAGGGGGGCATTCGGCCCGCCGGGTGGCCCATGCTTTTGATCTCACCGGTCGGGAAATTGAACGGGCGCTGCTGACCAGGGTTGAGGAAAATCCAAATATTCAAGTTCTGGAAGATCACCTCGCCATTGACCTGCTGCTGGAGTCCAAGGCCAAGGGGCAATCGGCGGATGGTCGGGATCGGTGCCTGGGGGCGTACGTCCTGAATCGATGCACCATGGAGGTGGAGACCTGGCAGGCTGCTGTGACAGTGCTCTGTACCGGCGGCTGTGGCAAGGTCTATCTCTATACCACCAATCCCGATATTGCCACCGGTGATGGTTTGGCCATGGCCTACCGGGCCGGGGCCGAGGTGGCCAACCTGGAGTTTGTTCAGTTTCATCCAACCTGTTTTTTTAACCGCCGGGCCAAGAATTTTCTTATTTCCGAGGCAGTGCGAGGTGAAGGAGGCATCCTTATCAATGAAAAGGGTGAGCCCTTCATGCACCGGTACGATGCCCGGGGAGATCTTGCCACCAGGGATGCGGTGGCCAGGGGTATTGACGCGGAAATGAAGGCCTCGGGAGCGGACTGCGTCTATCTGGATATTAGCCATAAACCAGCCGATTTTGTCCGTGAGCGGTTTCCCACCATCTATGCCACCTGTAAGAAGTATGGGGTGGATATAACCCGGGAACCCATACCCGTGGTCCCGGCCGCCCATTACATGTGCGGCGGCGTACGGGTGGATGTGTGGGGAAGGACCACTGTGGATAACCTCCTGGCCCTGGGGGAAGTGGCCTGTACAGGCCTGCATGGCGCCAACCGGCTGGCCTCTAATTCCCTGCTCGAGGCCGTGGTTTTTGCCCATCGCTCGGCTCTCTGGCTGCGAGACCAGTGGGAGAATATTGTCGGAAAGGGCGGGGAGGTACAGGTGGCAGACTGGCGGACCGGCAAGGCCCGGTCCATCGAGGAAAATGTCCTCATCAGTCACAACTGGGATCAGATACGGCGCTTGATGTGGAACTACGTGGGAATTGTCCGGCGGGAGAAAAGGCTGAAACTGGTCCGGCGGCGTCTTGGTCCGATTCTGGAAGAGATCCAGGAACATTTCCATGACTATCTCCTTACTCCTGACCTGGTAGAGCTCCGCAATATTGCCGTGGTGGCCGAACTGATCATCCGCTGTGCCGGGCGGCGAAAGGAATCACGCGGCCTGCACTACATGGTGGATTATCCTGAAAGGGATGATTTCCATTTCCGCCAGGATACCGTGCTCCAGCGGGAGCGGGACGGGGAAGGGTGGTGGTAG
- the rdgC gene encoding recombination-associated protein RdgC: MGFITGSASFMRFSVEGEPPPGNFWDFVAERVAAHSFRDIDDTLDEYSIGWVSVANMFDSDFAYGSYAAGDYVVLSMRIDERKVSSAVLKKYVLKEEERVRAERQVPKLSRSVRLEIKERVRTELVRKAPPIPVVYDLCWNLANSTLLFFSTSKKAMVLLEELFRDTFDMSIVLQIPWNTALHLLDEDRAARLDDVRPAILM, from the coding sequence ATGGGTTTTATAACAGGATCCGCATCGTTTATGCGGTTTTCAGTGGAAGGAGAGCCACCACCTGGGAATTTCTGGGATTTTGTCGCTGAACGGGTGGCAGCCCATTCCTTTCGTGATATCGACGATACCCTGGATGAATATTCCATTGGCTGGGTATCGGTGGCCAACATGTTTGACAGTGATTTTGCCTATGGTTCCTATGCAGCCGGTGATTATGTGGTCCTGTCCATGCGGATCGATGAACGCAAGGTGTCGTCGGCAGTGCTGAAGAAGTATGTTCTCAAGGAGGAGGAGCGGGTACGGGCCGAACGCCAGGTTCCTAAACTGAGCCGGTCGGTACGTCTGGAGATAAAGGAGCGGGTCCGCACCGAGCTGGTGCGCAAGGCGCCGCCCATCCCGGTGGTCTACGACCTTTGCTGGAACCTGGCCAACTCCACCCTGCTGTTCTTTTCCACCTCCAAGAAGGCCATGGTTCTGCTCGAGGAGCTGTTCCGCGACACCTTTGACATGTCCATCGTCCTGCAGATCCCGTGGAATACGGCCCTGCACCTGCTCGATGAGGACCGGGCGGCGAGACTCGATGATGTCCGGCCGGCCATCCTCATGTAG
- the gatB gene encoding Asp-tRNA(Asn)/Glu-tRNA(Gln) amidotransferase subunit GatB produces MDFETVIGLEIHAQMKTKSKIFCSCSTEFGAPPNTHVCPVCLGMPGVLPVLNREVVASAIKLALATDSAINRENRFARKNYFYPDLPKGYQISQFELPIAEHGRIEIEVDGVRKSIGITRIHMEEDAGKLVHDEVEPVSYVDLNRTGTPLLEIVSEPDIRSPEEAAAYLRKLHAIVRYLDICDGNMQEGSFRCDANISLRPVGQEEFGTRTELKNMNSFRNVQLALEYEVRRQRDILLDGGEVIQQTLLWDPDRGRTEPMRGKEEAHDYRYFPDPDLVPVQVDEAWIEEIRENMPELPDARRLRFMETMGLPEYDATLLTASRELADFFEAALAVFANAKKLSNFIGTELLREYGPERIGSCPVDPAHLGRLLAMVDEGTISGKIAKTVFGDMLESGGDPEVIVREKGLAQMSDEGELLTYVREIIEANPAQAQQFREGKTKVIGFFVGQLMKKTKGQANPQLANKLFQQELS; encoded by the coding sequence ATGGACTTTGAAACCGTAATCGGGCTGGAAATCCACGCCCAGATGAAGACCAAGAGCAAAATTTTCTGTTCCTGTTCCACCGAGTTCGGCGCTCCACCCAACACCCACGTCTGCCCGGTATGTCTGGGAATGCCCGGGGTGCTGCCGGTCCTGAACAGGGAGGTGGTTGCTTCGGCCATCAAGCTGGCCCTGGCCACCGATTCGGCTATCAACCGGGAAAACCGGTTTGCGCGGAAAAATTACTTCTATCCGGACCTGCCCAAGGGGTACCAGATCTCCCAGTTCGAACTGCCCATCGCCGAGCACGGACGCATCGAGATCGAGGTGGACGGGGTCCGCAAATCCATCGGTATCACCCGGATCCACATGGAAGAGGATGCGGGCAAGCTGGTCCACGACGAGGTGGAGCCGGTCAGCTACGTGGATCTCAACCGGACCGGAACCCCGCTGCTGGAGATCGTCTCCGAACCGGATATCCGCTCACCGGAAGAGGCGGCCGCCTACCTGCGCAAACTGCACGCCATTGTCCGCTATCTCGATATCTGCGACGGCAACATGCAGGAGGGCTCGTTCCGCTGTGACGCCAATATCTCCCTGCGTCCGGTGGGGCAGGAGGAATTCGGTACCCGCACCGAGCTCAAGAACATGAATTCCTTTCGCAATGTCCAGTTGGCCCTGGAGTACGAGGTTCGTCGCCAGCGCGATATCCTCCTGGACGGTGGCGAGGTGATCCAGCAGACCCTGTTGTGGGACCCGGACCGGGGTCGAACCGAGCCCATGCGCGGCAAGGAGGAGGCCCACGATTACCGTTATTTCCCTGATCCGGACCTGGTTCCGGTCCAGGTGGACGAGGCCTGGATCGAGGAGATACGGGAGAATATGCCGGAGCTGCCCGATGCCCGGCGGCTGCGGTTCATGGAGACCATGGGGCTGCCGGAATACGATGCGACTCTCCTTACCGCCTCCAGGGAGCTGGCTGATTTTTTCGAGGCCGCCCTGGCCGTGTTTGCCAATGCCAAGAAGCTCAGTAACTTCATCGGTACCGAACTGCTCCGGGAATACGGACCGGAGCGCATCGGCTCCTGCCCGGTGGATCCGGCCCATCTCGGCCGGTTGCTGGCCATGGTGGACGAGGGGACCATCTCCGGCAAGATAGCCAAGACCGTCTTTGGTGACATGCTCGAGTCCGGAGGCGACCCTGAGGTGATCGTCAGGGAAAAGGGACTGGCGCAGATGAGCGACGAGGGTGAGCTCCTGACCTATGTCCGGGAGATCATCGAGGCCAACCCGGCCCAGGCCCAGCAGTTCCGGGAGGGCAAGACCAAGGTGATCGGCTTTTTTGTTGGCCAGCTCATGAAAAAGACCAAGGGCCAGGCCAATCCGCAGCTGGCCAACAAACTTTTCCAGCAGGAACTGTCGTAA
- the radC gene encoding RadC family protein, which yields MDKKDWQERGAGHRQRLRDKFLDQGIEAFSDSEIIELLLTFGTPRRDCKEPARAALEELGSLPAVLDAPYERLRRIRGIGPKNIFALHFIQGVARRYLKQRIKGRNYISSSREVADYLIHSMRGLSREIFTVLYLDAAHGIIDTEVLSEGTLTVNTVYPREVVKAALDRNAAALVIAHNHPSGNLRPSSQDEQLTRTLYLICSFMHIRLLDHLIIGQGDQVYSFADRGLMDSIRDECQKLTSSLV from the coding sequence TTGGACAAGAAAGACTGGCAGGAGAGGGGAGCAGGCCACCGGCAGCGGCTGCGGGACAAGTTCCTTGACCAGGGTATCGAGGCCTTTTCCGACTCCGAGATTATCGAGCTGCTACTCACCTTCGGCACTCCGCGCCGGGACTGCAAGGAACCGGCCCGGGCGGCGCTGGAGGAACTGGGCTCTCTGCCCGCGGTCCTGGACGCTCCCTATGAACGTCTCCGCCGGATCAGGGGAATTGGTCCGAAAAACATCTTTGCCCTGCACTTTATCCAGGGCGTAGCCCGGCGCTATCTTAAACAGCGGATCAAGGGCAGGAACTATATCTCCTCATCCAGGGAGGTGGCCGATTACCTGATCCATTCCATGCGGGGCCTCTCCCGCGAGATCTTTACCGTCCTCTACCTCGATGCGGCCCATGGTATCATTGACACCGAGGTGCTCTCGGAGGGCACCCTGACTGTCAATACCGTCTACCCCCGCGAGGTGGTCAAGGCGGCCCTGGACCGCAACGCCGCCGCCCTGGTGATCGCCCACAACCATCCTTCGGGCAATCTCAGGCCATCCAGTCAGGATGAACAGCTCACCCGGACCCTGTACCTGATCTGTTCCTTCATGCATATCCGGCTGCTGGATCATCTGATTATCGGCCAGGGGGACCAGGTGTACAGTTTTGCCGACCGCGGTCTGATGGATAGCATACGGGATGAATGCCAAAAGCTCACCAGCTCCCTTGTCTGA
- the hemW gene encoding radical SAM family heme chaperone HemW, whose protein sequence is MSEPVQAAGLYVHVPFCERKCPYCSFFSIAEGGNRELQQRYVRAARIQMERLAAGAGEEEISRPRTVDTIFFGGGTPAVLPVHLLADLLSTSLELFDTPGESLEVSLEVNPGTVDRDDLLSLRRAGFNRISIGVQSLDDGELRRLGRIHDRAQAEQTVTWARQAGFSNLSLDLMFGLPGQDLCSWRRTLEQALALKPDHLSIYELTLEENTSFYLRARQGDLHLPPEEIICEMMEWTQEQTAAAGLRRYEISNYARPGVACRHNLKYWDNSSYIGIGPGAVSFLANTRMAAIEDVAAYCRLLLDGGTGDGWRRVWVDSETLDRQGRFRETVIMGLRLVRGVSRTRLQERFGLDIETFYGPVLERLREAGLVEWAGEYLRLTPAGLRLANTVMAELV, encoded by the coding sequence TTGTCTGAACCAGTCCAGGCCGCCGGGCTCTATGTCCATGTGCCGTTTTGCGAGCGCAAGTGTCCCTATTGCAGTTTTTTTTCCATTGCCGAAGGCGGCAACAGGGAGCTGCAGCAACGCTATGTCCGCGCAGCCCGAATCCAGATGGAGCGTCTTGCGGCCGGGGCAGGGGAGGAGGAGATATCCCGGCCCCGCACGGTGGACACCATCTTTTTCGGTGGCGGGACACCGGCGGTCCTGCCTGTCCATCTCCTGGCCGACCTGCTCTCCACCAGCCTGGAACTGTTCGATACGCCCGGGGAATCGCTGGAAGTTTCCCTCGAGGTCAATCCCGGCACCGTGGATCGCGACGACCTCCTCTCCCTGCGACGGGCCGGGTTCAACCGCATCTCCATCGGAGTCCAGTCCCTGGACGACGGCGAACTCCGGCGCCTGGGCCGCATCCACGACCGGGCTCAGGCGGAGCAGACGGTGACCTGGGCCCGGCAGGCCGGTTTTTCCAACCTGAGCCTGGACCTGATGTTCGGTCTTCCGGGGCAGGACCTCTGTTCCTGGCGCCGGACCCTGGAGCAGGCCCTGGCACTGAAACCAGACCATCTCTCCATCTATGAGCTGACCCTGGAGGAGAACACGTCCTTTTATCTCCGGGCCAGGCAGGGGGACTTGCATCTGCCCCCGGAAGAGATCATCTGTGAGATGATGGAGTGGACACAAGAGCAAACCGCGGCCGCCGGGTTGCGCCGCTACGAGATATCCAATTATGCCCGGCCTGGTGTTGCCTGTCGCCATAACCTGAAGTACTGGGACAACTCCAGCTATATCGGCATCGGACCCGGGGCGGTATCGTTTCTCGCCAACACCCGGATGGCCGCTATCGAGGACGTGGCCGCCTACTGCCGCCTCCTGCTGGACGGGGGAACCGGAGACGGGTGGCGCCGGGTGTGGGTGGACAGCGAGACCCTGGACCGGCAGGGCCGCTTCCGGGAAACCGTGATCATGGGGCTGCGCCTGGTGCGGGGGGTCTCGCGGACCAGGTTGCAGGAGCGTTTCGGCCTGGATATCGAGACGTTCTACGGGCCGGTGCTTGAACGGCTCAGGGAGGCCGGCCTGGTGGAATGGGCCGGAGAGTATCTCCGCCTGACCCCGGCAGGTCTGCGGCTTGCCAACACTGTTATGGCCGAGTTGGTCTAA
- the purL gene encoding phosphoribosylformylglycinamidine synthase, whose translation MGSIVSQLYRKIDRDFEYCFNVESSRALGEDELDRLRLLLAEGFLPETVTDMPTLTGERVVEVGPRLNFATAWSSNMVSICRATGLDCITRMERSRRYLVPEGEDMEAFVQAHHDRMTECPYPEPLTTFETGIEPEPVYEVDLMGKGPDALLEIPGISMDERDRNFYYDYFVNKHHRNPTIVEIMDLNNANSEHSRHGFFRGRQVIDGQEQEETLFDLVTDTLKANPKGSVIAFKDNSSAVRGYTISTIYPLQPGEPSPFNPVSPTYHVIFTAETHNFPTGVAPFPGAETGTGGRIRDVQATGKGGFVGAGTAGYCVANLHIPGYEMEWEGDENGQPLPCPDNLASALEIEIEASNGASDYGNKFGEPLIQGFTRSFDMRLPSGERWGFLKPIMFTGGIGQIDDRHTEKGEEQKGMLIVQVGGPAYRVGFGGGAASSMLQGENVSELDFDAVQRGDAEMEQKMNRVIRACNEMGDKTLVDVIHDQGAGGPANVLKELVEHSGGRIEIRNIRVGDPTMSVLEIYVAEYQERNGFLIRPENIEKFQAICEREKVACEVLGEVTGDLRFVVHDERDDSTPVDLELNELLGDIPQKTFTDNHVDPGLRPLEIPEGLQVREALHNVLRLVSVGSKRFLTNKVDRAVTGLIAQQQCCGPLQLTVSDVAVVAQSHFSRSGGAFAIGEQPIKMLVDPAAGARMAVGESLTNLVWARVRDIEEIKCSANWMWAPKLPGEGAAIYDAAKAMRDVMIPLGMAVDGGKDSLSMATMIGEETVKSPRALVISAYGAMPDITRVVTPDIKNPGSTLILVDLGQGRNRLGGTALAQVLGQVGDTSPDLDDPLLVRRAFEAVQECLDRDLLLSGHDRSDGGLITTVLEMAFAGNCGLNLELEGPGSALEQLFAEELGLVMECDDPAAVQAVFSAREVPVTILGRSQADKQVRIRVNGETVLDEDMRELRQWWEETSYQLERLQVNPACADEERETIYDRSGPSYQLPFTPEPAPASLLQAAKKPKVAILRDEGSNSDREMTSAFYAAGFEPWDITMTDLLSGRVDLEGFRGLAAVGGFSYADVPESAKGWAATILFNERLQKMFQGFYERPDTFTLGICNGCQLFGLMGWVPWQGLDAGQQPRFVRNVSGRFESRWVTVRVQDSPAIMLRGMEELVFGIHVDHGEGRLHFPDANVHAQVLEQNLVPVVYVDDSGTPTERYPFNPNGSPGGLAGLCSPDGRHLAMMPHPERAFLPWQCHWLPMSMKKDLEVSPWLQMFRNAYSWCMEG comes from the coding sequence ATGGGTAGTATTGTCAGTCAGCTGTATAGAAAAATTGATAGGGATTTCGAATACTGTTTCAACGTGGAGTCCAGTCGCGCTCTTGGCGAAGACGAGCTTGACCGGTTGCGACTGCTGCTGGCCGAGGGTTTTCTGCCCGAAACCGTGACCGACATGCCGACCCTGACCGGCGAACGGGTGGTGGAGGTGGGGCCACGGCTCAACTTTGCCACTGCCTGGTCCTCCAACATGGTCTCCATCTGCCGGGCCACCGGCCTGGACTGCATCACCAGGATGGAGCGTTCCCGCCGCTACCTGGTCCCGGAGGGCGAGGATATGGAGGCCTTTGTCCAGGCCCACCACGACCGGATGACCGAGTGCCCTTATCCCGAGCCGCTGACCACCTTCGAGACAGGCATAGAACCGGAACCGGTCTATGAGGTGGATCTCATGGGCAAGGGACCCGATGCGCTCCTGGAGATCCCGGGCATATCCATGGATGAGCGGGACCGGAATTTCTACTACGACTATTTTGTCAACAAGCACCACCGCAATCCCACCATTGTCGAGATCATGGATCTCAACAATGCCAATTCCGAGCACTCCCGGCACGGTTTTTTCCGCGGACGCCAGGTGATCGACGGCCAGGAACAGGAGGAAACCCTGTTCGACCTGGTCACCGACACCCTCAAGGCCAACCCAAAGGGCTCGGTCATCGCCTTCAAGGACAACTCCAGCGCTGTGCGCGGCTACACTATCTCCACCATCTATCCCCTGCAGCCGGGAGAGCCGTCGCCTTTCAACCCTGTCAGTCCCACCTATCACGTGATCTTCACCGCCGAAACCCACAACTTTCCCACCGGCGTTGCCCCTTTTCCCGGGGCAGAGACCGGGACCGGGGGCCGGATACGCGACGTCCAGGCCACCGGCAAGGGCGGTTTTGTTGGCGCCGGCACCGCCGGTTACTGCGTGGCCAACCTCCACATCCCCGGCTACGAGATGGAGTGGGAAGGCGATGAAAACGGCCAGCCGCTGCCCTGTCCAGACAACCTGGCTTCGGCCCTGGAGATTGAAATCGAGGCCAGTAACGGGGCCTCGGATTACGGCAACAAGTTCGGCGAGCCGCTGATCCAGGGTTTTACCCGTTCCTTTGACATGCGCTTGCCCTCGGGCGAACGGTGGGGCTTTCTCAAGCCCATCATGTTCACCGGCGGTATCGGCCAGATAGACGATCGGCATACGGAAAAGGGTGAAGAACAAAAGGGTATGCTCATTGTCCAGGTGGGCGGACCGGCCTACCGGGTCGGCTTCGGCGGTGGTGCGGCTTCCTCCATGCTCCAGGGGGAAAATGTATCCGAGCTGGATTTTGACGCTGTCCAGCGTGGTGACGCCGAGATGGAGCAGAAGATGAACCGGGTCATCCGGGCCTGCAACGAGATGGGTGACAAGACGCTTGTTGATGTGATCCATGACCAGGGTGCCGGTGGTCCGGCCAACGTGCTCAAGGAGCTGGTGGAGCATTCCGGCGGCCGGATCGAGATCCGCAACATCCGGGTGGGGGATCCCACCATGTCGGTGCTGGAGATTTATGTGGCCGAGTATCAGGAGCGCAACGGCTTCCTGATCCGTCCCGAAAATATCGAAAAATTCCAGGCTATCTGCGAGCGGGAAAAGGTGGCCTGCGAGGTCCTGGGCGAGGTGACCGGCGACCTGCGCTTCGTGGTTCACGACGAGCGTGACGATTCCACCCCCGTGGACCTGGAGCTCAACGAACTGCTCGGTGATATCCCGCAGAAGACCTTCACCGACAACCACGTGGATCCCGGCCTGCGCCCCCTGGAGATTCCCGAGGGACTGCAGGTGCGCGAGGCCCTGCACAACGTGCTGCGGCTCGTTTCAGTGGGTTCCAAGCGGTTTCTGACCAACAAGGTGGACCGGGCCGTCACCGGCCTTATTGCCCAGCAGCAGTGCTGCGGTCCGCTGCAGCTCACTGTCAGTGACGTAGCCGTGGTGGCCCAGTCCCACTTCAGCCGCAGCGGCGGGGCCTTTGCCATCGGTGAGCAGCCGATCAAGATGCTGGTGGATCCGGCAGCCGGGGCGCGGATGGCGGTGGGTGAGTCGCTGACCAACCTGGTCTGGGCCCGGGTTCGCGATATCGAGGAGATCAAGTGCTCGGCCAACTGGATGTGGGCCCCCAAGCTGCCAGGAGAGGGGGCGGCCATCTATGATGCGGCCAAGGCCATGCGGGACGTGATGATCCCGCTGGGCATGGCGGTGGACGGCGGCAAGGATTCCCTGTCCATGGCCACCATGATCGGCGAGGAGACAGTCAAATCACCCCGGGCCCTGGTTATCTCCGCTTACGGTGCCATGCCTGACATCACCCGGGTGGTGACCCCGGATATCAAAAACCCCGGCTCCACCCTGATCCTTGTCGATCTGGGGCAGGGCAGGAACCGCCTCGGCGGTACGGCCCTGGCCCAGGTGCTCGGCCAGGTCGGCGACACCTCTCCGGACCTGGACGATCCACTCCTGGTCCGGCGCGCCTTTGAGGCGGTGCAGGAATGCCTGGACCGGGACCTGCTACTCTCGGGCCACGACCGCAGCGACGGTGGATTGATCACCACGGTCCTGGAGATGGCCTTTGCCGGCAACTGCGGCCTGAATCTGGAACTGGAAGGCCCGGGCTCTGCCCTGGAGCAACTTTTTGCCGAGGAGCTGGGTCTGGTCATGGAATGTGATGATCCTGCCGCGGTTCAGGCGGTGTTCTCGGCCAGAGAGGTTCCGGTAACTATCCTGGGCCGCAGCCAGGCCGACAAACAGGTACGCATCCGGGTCAACGGGGAAACTGTCCTCGACGAGGATATGCGCGAGCTGCGCCAGTGGTGGGAGGAGACCTCCTATCAGCTGGAACGGCTGCAGGTGAATCCGGCCTGCGCCGACGAGGAACGGGAAACCATCTATGACCGCAGTGGGCCATCCTACCAGCTTCCCTTTACTCCTGAGCCGGCCCCGGCCTCTCTCCTGCAGGCCGCGAAAAAGCCTAAAGTGGCCATCCTCCGGGACGAGGGGTCCAACTCGGACCGGGAGATGACCTCGGCCTTCTATGCCGCCGGATTTGAGCCCTGGGATATCACCATGACCGACTTGCTGAGTGGCCGGGTGGACCTGGAGGGTTTCCGCGGCCTGGCGGCGGTGGGCGGCTTTTCCTATGCCGATGTCCCGGAATCGGCCAAGGGCTGGGCGGCGACCATCCTCTTCAACGAACGGCTGCAGAAGATGTTCCAGGGGTTCTATGAGCGGCCCGATACCTTCACCCTGGGGATCTGCAACGGCTGCCAGCTTTTCGGGCTCATGGGCTGGGTGCCCTGGCAGGGACTGGATGCCGGGCAGCAGCCCCGCTTTGTCCGTAATGTCTCGGGCCGGTTCGAATCCCGCTGGGTGACGGTCAGGGTTCAGGACAGCCCGGCCATCATGTTGCGTGGCATGGAGGAGCTGGTCTTCGGTATCCATGTGGATCACGGGGAAGGGCGGCTTCATTTCCCGGATGCAAACGTGCACGCACAGGTCCTGGAACAGAACCTGGTCCCGGTGGTGTACGTGGACGACTCGGGCACGCCCACCGAGCGCTATCCCTTCAATCCCAACGGCTCGCCGGGTGGCCTGGCCGGGCTCTGTTCGCCCGACGGCCGCCACCTGGCCATGATGCCCCATCCGGAGCGGGCCTTTCTGCCCTGGCAGTGCCACTGGCTGCCCATGTCCATGAAAAAGGATCTGGAAGTCTCGCCCTGGCTGCAGATGTTCAGAAACGCCTATTCCTGGTGTATGGAAGGGTAA